In one Pempheris klunzingeri isolate RE-2024b chromosome 8, fPemKlu1.hap1, whole genome shotgun sequence genomic region, the following are encoded:
- the LOC139205650 gene encoding transmembrane protein 158, with the protein MLNDSPTLLLALTAVAGLLQRCQGWSDEDLLLPPINSSNRFLANLEVDVRFSKRSVEESEASPDASSLQTLSQCNVSVQRLQPTSLVAHWDSSFGFQCDVLIYTTNNHGRAFFSASFNRAISPVVIEHLGVTGGQQELRLCVGCGMSRYRRFGQGRSRGQQTGDQVAFCCVDFSLDELKGDKSWRLNRKPIESTLVACFMTLVIIVWSVAALIWPVPIIAGFLPNGMEQRRPR; encoded by the coding sequence ATGCTGAACGACTCTCCGACTCTCCTGCTGGCTCTGACCGCGGTGGCCGGACTTCTCCAGCGATGCCAAGGCTGGAGCGACGAAGACCTCCTCCTGCCGCCCATCAACTCCTCCAACAGGTTCCTGGCCAACCTGGAGGTGGACGTGCGCTTCTCCAAGAGGTCTGTGGAGGAGAGCGAAGCCTCGCCCGACGCCTCCTCCCTGCAGACTCTGTCCCAGTGCAACGTGAGCGTCCAGAGACTCCAGCCCACCTCTCTGGTGGCCCACTGGGACAGCAGCTTCGGCTTCCAGTGTGATGTGCTCATCTACACCACCAACAACCACGGAAGGGCTTTTTTCTCCGCTTCTTTCAACAGGGCGATCTCGCCAGTCGTCATCGAGCACCTGGGGGTCACCGGGGGTCAGCAGGAGTTGCGGCTGTGCGTGGGCTGCGGGATGTCCCGGTACCGGAGGTTCGGTCAGGGCAGGTCGCGGGGCCAGCAGACCGGGGATCAGGTCGCTTTCTGCTGCGTGGATTTCAGCCTCGACGAGCTGAAGGGGGACAAAAGTTGGAGGTTGAACAGAAAGCCCATCGAGTCGACACTTGTGGCTTGTTTCATGACTCTGGTCATCATTGTGTGGAGTGTTGCTGCTCTCATATGGCCAGTGCCCATCATTGCAGGATTTCTGCCTAAtgggatggagcagaggagacCCAGATAA
- the clec3ba gene encoding tetranectin: protein MDARGVCLMLCLLLLPHCSLQQTSSKKRNGKKDSANTAAIEELKKQINDIVQELNLLKEQQALQTVCLRGTKILGKCFLADPVKKSFHAASDDCIAKGGSLATPLTGDENDQLYSYVRQSIGPEEHIWLGINDMVTDGQWVDQSGSSVRFKNWETEITLQPDGGSRQNCAILSTTANGKWFDESCKADKASVCEFNIV from the exons ATGGATGCTAGAGGGGTTTGCTTGATGCTTTGCCTtctcctgctgcctcactgCTCGCTCCAGCAGACCTcctcaaagaaaagaaacggCAAGAAAG ACTCTGCAAACACTGCTGCAATCGAAGAGCTGAAGAAACAGATTAATGACATTGTTCAGGAGCTGAATTTGCTGAAAGAGCAGCAAGCTTTACAGACAG TTTGTCTGCGAGGCACCAAGATCCTCGGCAAGTGTTTCCTGGCAGACCCAGTGAAGAAGTCCTTCCACGCAGCCAGTGATGACTGCATCGCCAAAGGAGGCAGTCTGGCCACTCCTCTGACGGGAGATGAGAACGACCAGCTCTACAGCTACGTACGTCAGAGCATCGGCCCAGAGGAGCACATCTGGCTGGGCATCAATGACATGGTGACCGACGGCCAGTGGGTGGACCAGTCGGGCTCCAGCGTGCGCTTCAAGAACTGGGAGACTGAGATCACCCTGCAGCCAGACGGAGGGAGCAGACAGAACTGTGCCATCCTCTCCACCACAGCCAACGGGAAATGGTTTGATGAGAGCTGCAAAGCTGACAaggcttctgtgtgtgagttCAACATCGTCTGA
- the ubxn11 gene encoding LOW QUALITY PROTEIN: UBX domain-containing protein 11 (The sequence of the model RefSeq protein was modified relative to this genomic sequence to represent the inferred CDS: substituted 1 base at 1 genomic stop codon): protein MSSPLSMLKKTRRPLNEHMXVPGDTRKVPFRRNMLKEFQAALADDDESSDRHPPLTSHTPANPASTSQSKAPLKKGAPPSDFELMSAMMQRVALLEKTVRSQAEEIERKAKKISALEEKLRPLQEPGRAPDLSDRADVERRCQQLQNQVCEMESFLNDYGLIWVGDSAETEQPHNSDGGLWQPDDSRIRNFHMNFELVLQRIRELNVLAGEGECFVRSTVTGAQLAKKDPVQLSLYSNGIVMFDGPFRSYQEQSTQQCMRDLMDGYFPSELQERFPHGVPFEVRDRRDEEFTFRRPWNQFPGEGKAVGGEKEESVKKLRMDQFLSRLPKVVVKAGRVIDIRDSVRDVLQGSSDAKSSNSVILIDTLALQAMKERLQTFSPNRPSSACDVTTLKVKSENGNHTYVLKMCLSETIGDLRQYLDQHRGGGGLPGYDIISAYPQCCYSDDCQTLQACGLTTNATVLLRKRQHPCSSTEGSKINL from the exons ATGAGCTCACCTTTGTCCATGCTGAAGAAAACGAGGCGCCCTCTGAACGAGCACATGTAGGTTCCTGG GGACACACGAAAGGTGCCTTTCAGGAGGAACATGTTAAAAG AATTTCAGGCAGCGTTGGCTGATGACGATGAATCCTCTGATCGACATCCGCCCCTGACCTCTCACACTCCCGCCAATCCTGCCTCCACTTCTCAGTCAAAAGCCCCGTTAAAGAAAG GTGCTCCACCGAGCGACTTTGAGCTAATGTCTGCCATGATGCAGCGGGTGGCCCTGCTGGAGAAAACAGTGAGGAGCCAAGCAGAGGAGATCGAGCGCAAG GCTAAAAAGATTTCAGCTCTGGAGGAAAAACTGAGGCCTCTCCAAGAACCAG GGAGAGCCCCTGATCTGAGTGACAGAGCCGACGTTGAAAGAAGATGCCAGCAACTGCAGAATCAAGTGTGTGAAATGGAG AGCTTTCTAAATGACTATGGTTTGATCTGGGTGGGAGACTCTGCTGAGACCGAGCAGCCGCACAACTCAGACGGAGGCCTCTGGCAGCCAG ACGACTCCCGGATCAGGAACTTCCACATGAACTTTGAACTCGTGCTGCAGAGGATCAGGGAGCTGAACGTCCTCGCAGGGGAGGGAGAGTGTTTTGTGCGGTCGACAGTCACAGGGGCACAGCTGGCAAAGAAGGATCCCGTTCAGCTGAGCCTCTACAGCAACGGGATTGTCATGTTTGATGGCCCTTTCCGCTCGTATCAGGAGCAAAGCACCCAG CAGTGCATGCGAGATCTGATGGACGGTTACTTTCCATCTGAGCTTCAAGAAAGATTTCCACATGGCGTGCCGTTTGAG GTTCGTGACAGGCGAGATGAGGAATTCACTTTCAGGCGGCCGTGGAATCAGTTTCCTGGAGAAGGAAAAGCTGTTGGTGGGGAGAAAGAGGAATCAG tcaAGAAGTTGAGAATGGATCAGTTCCTGAGCAGGTTACCGAAGGTGGTGGTGAAGGCCGGTCGAGTGATTGACATCAGGGACTCAGTGAGGGATGTCCTGCAG GGTTCATCTGATGCAAAGAGCAGCAACTCTGTCATCCTCATCGACACACTGGCACTGCAAGCAATGAAAGAGAG ACTGCAGACATTCAGCCCCAACCGGCCTTCGTCCGCCTGTGATGTTACTACACTCAAGGTGAAGTCAGAAAACGGGAATCACACTTACGTATTGAAAATGTGCCTCTCTGAAACAATCGGCGACCTGCGGCAGTATCTGGACCAGCACAG AGGTGGAGGCGGTCTCCCTGgttatgacatcatcagtgcGTACCCACAGTGCTGCTACAGTGACGACTGCCAGACGCTCCAAGCGTGTGGACTCACAACGAACGCCACTGTGCTGCTAAGAAAGAGGCAACACCCTTGTTCATCGACCGAGGGCAGTAAAATAAACCTATAA
- the cep85 gene encoding centrosomal protein of 85 kDa, whose protein sequence is MTTSQRYIESKPAARFADMEWQTPAVSEKFQSRFGHRPGTSDSGDTGLGTSASDSTEDFCSSSSSPPFQPIRSQIPIPTAHVMPSTAGAPASKPQACVQEDSLSSEGHRSSSGSRTPSGSTSKSSSLSKSASSPNLDGQAGVGGDPVGPKPDCLSRYRSLVNGLDHSLFPSDHTRVDEGQRFDTPAVEPTLNQSALLGGLCPDVRLRLQTTGIRDASDCMAEAYRGGMEHSYKILPEARPGVPGTAETSNQRASQPGAAGSPGVYASPLSLQTQALLREHSGSKGYEPLRQDRCSEMASWQQQQQHKQQLESLRLQVEQMQLMSAGVGQYPSMYSAPVHSESGKWDALVKASESLLKEKELIIERQKQHMAQLEQRLRESELQVHGALLGRGASYGDMCMLRLQEAQRENVFLRAQFTERTDCVALEKAEAERRLGAVEAETRRLTESLKETCERHAEEMKKQEERIRSRDKHINNLKKKCQKESELKRENQQRIETLERYLADLPTLEDYQSQNKQLLEAEQQVAQLQEKVRELEACLETTCSQLREKDAHLEDQKRRERDLLTTITDMQQRVQQGLEDGARLPSLDVEKLRGENNTLREEQQRLKKVIEKQHRMMEQLGSQIQSLEEQISQEESSSQALREEVLAKEQNALELHTAMKELSAQNQELMEQNLTLQEQMSDPEHRSSSQASSALQPAGARLTQRLHAEIASCLSDLRSLCSILTQRAQGQDPNLSLLLGLTSPPPVAEQAEDWMSPEVLQKKLVEAQQLRRDVEELRNVILDRYAQDMGENCITQ, encoded by the exons ATGACAACCTCACAGAGATATATTGAATCCAAACCAGCAG CTCGGTTTGCTGACATGGAGTGGCAGACACCAGCTGTGTCAGAGAAGTTCCAAAGCCGCTTTGGCCACCGGCCTGGAACATCGGACAGTGGGGACACTGGTCTTGGCACCTCAGCATCTGACAGCACAGAAG AtttctgcagctccagcagcagccccccTTTCCAGCCCATCCGCAGTCAGATCCCCATACCCACTGCACATGTCATGCCATCCACGGCCGGAGCCCCGGCCTCTAAGCCCCAGGCATGTGTCCAGGAGGACTCCCTGTCCTCTGAGGGCCACAGGTCTTCCTCTGGCTCCAGAACCCCGAGTGGCTCCACCTCGaagtcttcctctctctccaaaTCTGCATCTTCACCCAACTTGGATGGTCAGGCTGGTGTGGGAGGTGATCCTGTGGGGCCAAAGCCAGACTGCCTGAGCCGCTACCGCAGCCTTGTGAATGGGCTGGACCACTCGCTTTTCCCCTCAGATCACACACGGGTGGATGAGGGCCAGAGGTTTGACACTCCTGCTGTGGAGCCTACGCTAAATCAGTCAGCGCTGCTGGGGGGGCTATGCCCTGATGTCAGACTCCGATTACAGACGACTGGGATTAGAGACGCCTCAGACTGCATGGCTGAGGCCTACAGAGGAGGCATGGAGCACAGCTATAAGATTCTGCCTGAAGCGAGGCCTGGGGTTCCCGGCACAGCAGAAACCTCTAATCAGAGGGCCAGTCAGCCTGGTGCAGCCGGATCCCCTGGAGTTTATGCAAGCCCTCTCAGCCTGCAGACACAGGCTCTGCTGAGGGAGCATTCAGGCTCCAAGGGTTATGAGCCTTTGCGGCAGGACAGATGTAGTGAAATGGCCAGctggcagcaacaacagcaacataaGCAGCAACTGGAGAGTTTACGCCTGCAAGTGGAACAAATGCAG TTGATGAGTGCTGGAGTGGGTCAGTACCCGTCTATGTACTCAGCGCCCGTCCACTCAGAATCTGGCAAGTGGGATGCTCTGGTCAAAGCCAGTGAGAGtctgctgaaggagaaggagctTATCATTGAGAG ACAAAAGCAGCATATGGCCCAGTTAGAGCAGCGTCTGAGGGAAAGCGAGCTGCAAGTGCATGGAGCCCTCCTGGGCCGAGGAGCTTCTTATGGGGATATGTGCATGCTGCGGCTACAG GAGGCTCAGAGGGAGAACGTGTTTCTGAGGGCTCAGTTTACTGAGCGCACCGACTGTGTTGCCCTGGAAAAGGCAGAGGCAGAGCGCAGACTGGGGGCAGTCGAGGCCGAAACACGCCGACTAACTGAGAGCCTGAAGGAGACCTGTGAGAGACAcgcagaggagatgaagaaacaggaagagagg ATCCGCAGTCGAGACAAGCACATCAACAACCTGAAGAAGAAGTGTCAGAAGGAGTCGGAGCTGAAGAGGGAGAACCAGCAGCGTATTGAGACTCTGGAGCGCTATCTAGCTGACCTGCCCACCTTGGAGGACTACCAGAGCCAGAACAAGCAG CTTCTGGAGGCTGAACAGCAGGTGGCTCAGCTTCAAGAGAAAGTCCGAGAATTGGAGGCCTGTCTCGAGACGACGTGCTCACAGCTGCGGGAAAAAGATGCACATCTGGAGGATCAGAAACGCAGGGAGAGAGACCTGCTGACCACCATCACTGA TATGCAGCAGCGGGTACAGCAGGGCCTTGAGGACGGAGCCAGACTGCCTTCCCTGGATGTGGAGAAGCTCAGAGGAGAGAACAACACTctgagagaggagcagcagagactcAAAAAg GTCATCGAGAAGCAGCATCGAATGATGGAACAGCTTGGCTCCCAGATCCAG TCTTTGGAGGAGCAGATATCTCAGGAAGAGAGCAGCTCTCAGGCTCTCAGGGAGGAAGTGTTGGCCAAAGAGCAGAATGCGTTAGAGCTCCACACAGCCATGAAGGAG CTGTCCGCCCAGAACCAGGAACTGATGGAGCAGAATCTGACCCTGCAGGAGCAAATGAGCGATCCGgagcacaggagcagcagccagGCCTCCTCGGCCCTGCAGCCAGCTGGGGCTCGGCTCACTCAGAGGCTGCATGCGGAGATCGCTTCCTGCCTCAGTGACCTGCGCTCCCTGTGCAGCATCCTCACCCAGAGAGCTCAGGGACAAGACCCCAACCTCTCCCTGCTGCTCGGCCTCACAT caccCCCACCAGTGGCAGAGCAGGCCGAGGACTGGATGAGCCCAGAGGTGCTGCAGAAGAAGCTCGTTGAGGCTCAGCAGCTCCGTCGAGACGTTGAGGAACTACGCAATGTGATACTGGACCGTTACGCACAGGACATGGGAGAAAACTGCATCACCCAGTAG
- the fez2a gene encoding fasciculation and elongation protein zeta-2, with the protein MAAPIAHFDDDWPSMVVDQRLLPHKGRAASAGEAAAAPQLPPDGDDILGLHDSSFSPGDTGAFRSMEDLVKDFDEKLSVCFRNFNAQTDSIAPVSVIAEDSLLEKDEIWKALTSNYSRVMPVDWKQSRTCSLHIPTFNLEEKPRKTDVTAELSDDEELREQLDMHSIIVSCLAEEPLFTAEQVIEEIEEMMQDSPDMEAQHNPSQSDLSMLSLDVQRSTSSPSFELRVRTLSVAELNERLEETEMNIRRFSEELVQQLALRDELDFEKEVKNSFISALIDVQNRQKEHRELLKKKKKLKGGAGTSQGLAEKTLGSYLTTVIPYEKKGHPPSLEDLQILTKILQAMKDDSDKVPSLLTDYILKVLCPT; encoded by the exons ATGGCCGCACCTATCGCACATTTCGACGACGACTGGCCGAGCATGGTTGTAGACCAGAGGCTGCTGCCGCACAAAGGCCGCGCAGCCTCCGCGGGGGAAGCGGCAGCAGCTCCGCAGCTCCCCCCGGATGGTGATGACATCCTCGGGCTGCACGACAGCAGCTTCTCCCCGGGGGACACCGGGGCTTTCAGGTCCATGGAGGACCTGGTGAAGGATTTTGACGAGAAGTTATCGGTGTGTTTCCGTAATTTTAACGCCCAGACGGACAGCATCGCTCCAGTGAGTGTGATCGCCGAGGACTCGCTGCTGGAGAAAGACga aATCTGGAAGGCTTTGACCAGCAACTACAGTCGTGTGATGCCGGTGGACTGGAAACAGTCTCGAACGTGCTCCCTCCACATCCCCACATTTAACCTGGAGGAGAAACCC AGGAAGACTGATGTCACGGCGGAGCTGTCGGACGACGAGGAGCTGAGGGAGCAGCTGGACATGCACTCCATCATCGTGTCGTGTCTCGCAGAGGAGCCTcttttcacagcagagcag gttaTTGAGGAGATTGAGGAGATGATGCAGGACTCTCCTGACATGGAGGCACAGCACAACCCCTCTCAGTCGGACCTCTCCATGCTCTCCCTGGACGTCCAGCGCTCCACCAGCAGCCCCAGCTTCGAGCTCA gGGTGAGGACCCTGAGCGTTGCGGAGCTGAATGAACGTCTGGAGGAGACGGAGATGAACATCAGGAGGTTCTCAGAGGAGCTGGTGCAGCAGCTGGCTCTCAGGGATGAGCTGGACTTTGAGAAAGAGGTGAAGAACAGCTTCATCTCAGCGCTCATCGATGTACAAAACCGACAGAAGGAGCACCGGGAGCTgcttaagaagaagaagaagctgaaagGTGGAGCGGGGACGTCGCAGGGCCTCGCGGAGAAGACGCTCGGATCA TATCTGACCACAGTCATCCCTTATGAGAAAAAAGGGCATCCTCCTTCGCTTGAGGACCTGCAGATCCTGACTAAGA TTCTACAAGCTATGAAGGACGACAGCGACAAGGTGCCCAGTCTCTTAACAGACTATATCCTCAAAG TACTTTGCCCAACGTAG
- the cdcp1a gene encoding CUB domain-containing protein 1a: MCASTATLQILLLTLVVSTESGVLTLTPDRGTTISISSGQVKGCKVCSVAGRARQCNSSLLLKDNTAVSVEFECPKPQDAFSVEIVRNIECTTKSCNGHIIQADAGSLPLLAFNRTFTWNLKASAPKAFKIDFSSVGLRQIDPSERCPDRHSFSLKALQTTGNATVGKYCRTGPIRSAQILDQGSFSLDVPAGQKLQNGQFDVSVGEEIKSLAKITLMLPKGTSLSELLSPNYPDSFPDDDVMEWYFQVPDKHKTAVQFSKLTQPRCVKKQTAVEYHSKGRGALVLSLMDPQPHQTQGNFSLMLRNCEMDRRRAGSPGLSLNLKVSSSSKSSAVLCKVDMSKMEGLSLHIEKMRAASDCEMKMNSVPKEKITVTSNSDLSFQDCHPEDVQVTAMRVIECSQLKYCPKAIRLSMPLLPTCMPAPLNHVTWTLRPPEDGTVELTSPTMTLKQSLPGQPCNDSIIIKATEDDGTTIGHFCPQGSIQMVQIHTNVSVTVSGMAGKTPRMAFRHVLNARLKGEISERYIFTVSPKKDTPVLLASPGWPVGMKSLSTVSWIVSVPPKMEAVLMFANLSQPKCSDRHTNIRVQRVGCPEEEYSRREDEMAKSEITVSESFYLNMSNCNPERGDFSVVTKITLQKSKSLLLTIILSVVAALLVIFVIVLVVVCVVIRKKKKKLNHQVSIYNPNGTIFLPGQNGLPKTVEDDDCHEYASIEDTLVYTHLLRKGREIGVYGEFDTYQPFSGHTDSQKPLVSKDNGPNDVPVGTYQEFRFSSQQAPPLPVRPASHNQSLVDNVIYQAEDQSEEERSPSLGPRLEPEGGN, encoded by the exons ATGTGCGCATCTACAGCCACTCTTCAGATCTTACTCCTTACACTCGTCGTCTCCACTGAATCAG GGGTCCTGACCCTGACACCTGACAGGGGcaccaccatcagcatcagcagtggTCAGGTCAAAGGCTGCAAAGTGTGCAGCGTGGCGGGACGCGCACGACAATGTAATTCATCCCTTCTGCTGAAAGACAACACTGCTGTCTCAGTGGAGTTTGAATGCCCCAAACCTCAAGATGCATTCAGCGTGGAAATTGTGCGGAATATAG AATGCACCACAAAGTCGTGCAATGGCCACATCATCCAGGCGGACGCCGGCTCACTTCCCCTGCTCGCTTTTAACCGCACGTTCACCTGGAACCTGAAGGCCTCAGCGCCGAAAGCATTCAAAATAGACTTCAGCAGCGTGGGTCTGAGACAGATTGATCCGTCTGAGAGATgtccagacagacacagcttCTCCCTCAAGGCCCTCCAGACTACAGGGAACGCGACTGTAGGGAAATACTGCAGGACGGGGCCGATCCGCAGCGCTCAGATACTCGATCAAGGCAGCTTTTCTCTGGACGTCCCAGCAGGGCAGAAGCTGCAAAATGGCCAGTTTGATGTGTCCGTCGGGGAGGAGATCAAAT CCCTCGCTAAAATCACCCTGATGTTACCAAAAGGGACTTCGTTGTCAGAGTTGCTCTCTCCAAACTACCCAGACAGTTTCCCGGACGATGACGTGATGGAGTGGTACTTTCAGGTCCCGGACAAACACAAGACAGCTGTTCAGTTCTCAAAGCTCACGCAGCCCAGGTGTGTGAAGAAGCAAACCGCAGTGGAGTACCACAGCAAAGGCAGAGGGGCGTTGGTGCTGAGTCTGATGGACCCTCAGCCGCACCAGACACAGGGAAACTTCTCCCTGATGCTGAGGAACTGCGAGATGGACAGGAGACGTGCTGGTTCTCCTGGACTGTCCCTAAACCTCAAAGTGTCTTCTTCGAGTAAAAGTTCAGCAG TGTTGTGTAAAGTGGATATGAGCAAAATGGAGGGCCTTTCGCTTCACATTGAGAAGATGAGAGCGGCGTCTGACTGCGAGATGAAAATGAATTCTGTGCCGAAGGAGAAGATCACAGTCACATCAAACAGTGACCTGTCGTTCCAGGACTGCCATCCTGAGGACGTACAAGTCACCGCCATGAGAGTCATAG AGTGTAGTCAGCTCAAATACTGCCCGAAGGCTATCCGACTGTCGATGCCTCTGCTGCCAACCTGCATGCCCGCCCCTCTAAACCATGTGACCTGGACTCTGCGTCCTCCTGAGGACGGCACCGTGGAGCTGACGTCTCCCACAATGACCCTCAAGCAGTCCCTACCTGGGCAGCCTTGCAAtgacagcatcatcatcaaggCGACAGAAGACGATGGCACTACTATCGGACACTTCTGCCCTCAGGGATCCATACAGATGGTCCAAATCCACACCaatgtgtctgtcactgtgtccGGCATGGCGGGAAAAACGCCAAGGATGGCTTTCAGACATGTGCTGAACGCCAGATTGAAAGGGGAAATATCAG AAAGATACATATTCACTGTATCTCCAAAGAAAGACACTCCTGTCCTTCTGGCCTCTCCCGGTTGGCCAGTAGGAATGAAGTCTTTATCCACAGTCTCCTGGATCGTCTCCGTCCCCCCGAAGATGGAAGCTGTCCTGATGTTTGCCAACCTCAGCCAGCCCAAGTGCAGCGACCGCCACACCAACATCAGGGTGCAGAGGGTCGGCTGTCCGGAGGAGGAATACAGCCGCAGGGAGGACGAGATGGCCAAGAGTGAGATCACGGTCTCAGAGAGCTTTTACCTCAACATGTCCAACTGTAATCCCGAGAGAGGAGACTTCAGTGTCGTCACCAAGATCACCCTGCAGAAGAGCAAGA GCCTTCTGCTGACTATCATCCTGAGCGTGGTGGCTGCTCTGTTGGTCATTTTCGTCATTGTGCTGGTGGTGGTCTGTGTGGTGATCAG gaagaagaagaagaagctgaatCATCAAGTGTCCATCTACAATCCAAATGGCACCATCTTCCTGCCAGGACAGAACGGCCTCCCGAAAACAGTTGAAGACGATGATTGCCATGAGTACGCCTCCATTGAGGACACGCTGGTCTACACACACCTGCtgagaaaggggagagagatCGGCGTCTACGGAGAGTTTGACACATATCAGCCCTTCTCGGGGCACACGGACTCACAGAAGCCACTGGTCTCCAAAGACAACGGTCCCAATGACGTGCCAGTCGGGACTTACCAGGAGTTTCGGTTCTCATCTCAACAGGCTCCTCCGCTTCCCGTCAGGCCTGCGAGCCACAACCAGTCCCTGGTGGACAATGTGATTTACCAGGCCGAGGATCAAAGTGAGGAGGAACGTTCTCCGAGCCTGGGGCCTCGGCTGGAGCCAGAGGGAGGGAACTGA